From Aegilops tauschii subsp. strangulata cultivar AL8/78 chromosome 5, Aet v6.0, whole genome shotgun sequence:
CAGGGAACCCAGTGGCCGGCGCGCCGGGTGCCGCCGAGCCGTATGCGCCGCAGGCGACCTACAACTTCAGCGCCCGCCTCGCGCTCACCGTCTCTTTGGTCCTCCTGATGatcaccgtcgtcgtcgtcgtcatcccTCTCATGGTTTACCTGATGATCACTCGCTCACGCAGAGGCGGCGGCCACGGCCTCGCCGGCGGCATCCTCCGGTCCGTTGGCATGATCAGCAGCCGGCGGCACGGGTTGGACGCGTCCGCGCTCTCGGCGCTGCCGGTCACCGCGTACCGGAAGGAGAGCGGCGCAGCCGCGAGGGCTGAGTGCGCCGTGTGCCTGGCCGAGCTCGCCGACGGAGACGAGGCGCGCGAGCTGCCCAACTGCGGCCACCTGTTCCACTTGGAGTGCGTCGACGCCTGGCTGCGCACCAGGACGACGTGCCCTCTCTGCCGGGCCCAGGCGGCCGGGCTGCCCGGCGAGAACGGGAAGGCACAGCCGTCGTCGTCGGTGGCGGCCGCGGAGCCGGCGTTGATTGGTGCTGCCGGAGGAAGCTTGACCGCGACCGTGCAAGGTGGCTCTCCGTGTAC
This genomic window contains:
- the LOC109774955 gene encoding uncharacterized protein, with protein sequence MSGNPVAGAPGAAEPYAPQATYNFSARLALTVSLVLLMITVVVVVIPLMVYLMITRSRRGGGHGLAGGILRSVGMISSRRHGLDASALSALPVTAYRKESGAAARAECAVCLAELADGDEARELPNCGHLFHLECVDAWLRTRTTCPLCRAQAAGLPGENGKAQPSSSVAAAEPALIGAAGGSLTATVQGGSPCTEKDARVSTSGSPC